A stretch of Salarias fasciatus chromosome 23, fSalaFa1.1, whole genome shotgun sequence DNA encodes these proteins:
- the tbxa2r gene encoding thromboxane A2 receptor isoform X1, which produces MNSSDLPGANVTPVCYSIKSPPFKYHPTVASIYYSSIFSTLGLSSNLIAFIVLLKSFRRTHNRSRSSFLIFLGGLVVTDFMGLLVTGLIVVSYYVTHFNWRELDPNCHFCNFMGMSMVFYGLCPLLLGAAMATERFIGINLPFARSASAPKRRTVSMVLMVWMTAGCIALLPLTGIGSYHIQIPGSWCFFNISSEGNDLAFSLLFSLVGLICITASFLLNTVSVVTLIKVCCGQDSAQRRRDHEVEMMVQLILIMTIASVCWCPLLVFIAQTVLSGGPLQIKYLVLWIRFATWNQILDPWVYILFRRAVFKRIFPSFDWSRGSIMSLYPSFRETVRRYTRPSLLSNEGSNQTAEMTKSSVTSPPTAKPPPSST; this is translated from the exons ATGAATTCCTCGGACCTGCCGGGCGCCAACGTCACACCAGTGTGTTACTCCATCAAAAGCCCACCATTCAAGTATCACCCTACTGTCGCCTCAATCTACTACTCATCCATCTTCAGCACTTTGGGTCTCAGCTCCAATCTCATCGCCTTTATTGTGTTGCTCAAATCCTTCCGACGGACACACAATCGCTCACGGTCATCTTTTCTAATCTTTCTGGGCGGTTTAGTAGTTACTGACTTCATGGGTCTTCTGGTCACGGGCTTGATTGTGGTCTCCTACTATGTAACACATTTTAATTGGCGTGAATTGGACCCAAACTGCCACTTTTGCAACTTCATGGGAATGTCAATGGTTTTCTATGGACTGTGCCCTCTGCTGCTTGGTGCTGCCATGGCCACAGAGCGCTTTATTGGCATCAACCTTCCATTTGCACGCTCCGCCAGCGCACCCAAGAGAAGGACGGTCTCCATGGTGTTGATGGTGTGGATGACAGCGGGTTGCATTGCACTGCTGCCCCTGACTGGCATCGGCAGCTACCACATTCAGATACCTGGCTCTTGGTGTTTTTTCAACATCAGCTCAGAGGGCAATGACCTGGCCTTCTCCCTGCTTTTTTCTCTGGTCGGATTGATTTGCATCACTGCGTCCTTTTTGCTGAACACAGTGAGTGTGGTGACCCTGATCAAGGTGTGCTGTGGGCAGGACAGCGCCCAGCGCCGCAGAGATCATGAAGTGGAGATGATGGTACAGCTCATCCTTATCATGACCATCGCATCTGTCTGCTGGTGCCCCCTCCTG GTCTTTATTGCTCAAACTGTGCTGTCCGGAGGTCCCTTACAGATCAAATACCTTGTACTTTGGATACGTTTCGCCACCTGGAACCAGATCCTCGACCCCTGGGTTTACATCCTGTTTCGTAGGGCCGTTTTCAAAAGAATCTTCCCTAGTTTTGACTGGTCCAGAGGGTCGATCATGTCTTTGTACCCGTCTTTCAGAGAAACTGTCCGCAGGTATACACGACCTTCACTTCTAAGTAATGAGGGTTCAAACCAAACAGCGGAGATGACAAAATCCAGTGTGACCTCCCCACCTACCGCAAAGCCACCCCCATCTTCTACATGA
- the tbxa2r gene encoding thromboxane A2 receptor isoform X2 encodes MNSSDLPGANVTPVCYSIKSPPFKYHPTVASIYYSSIFSTLGLSSNLIAFIVLLKSFRRTHNRSRSSFLIFLGGLVVTDFMGLLVTGLIVVSYYVTHFNWRELDPNCHFCNFMGMSMVFYGLCPLLLGAAMATERFIGINLPFARSASAPKRRTVSMVLMVWMTAGCIALLPLTGIGSYHIQIPGSWCFFNISSEGNDLAFSLLFSLVGLICITASFLLNTVSVVTLIKVCCGQDSAQRRRDHEVEMMVQLILIMTIASVCWCPLLIYILMSVVTAAPVSVEKILFGIRMATCNQIFDPWIYIVFQVSWLRRVKSNVKI; translated from the exons ATGAATTCCTCGGACCTGCCGGGCGCCAACGTCACACCAGTGTGTTACTCCATCAAAAGCCCACCATTCAAGTATCACCCTACTGTCGCCTCAATCTACTACTCATCCATCTTCAGCACTTTGGGTCTCAGCTCCAATCTCATCGCCTTTATTGTGTTGCTCAAATCCTTCCGACGGACACACAATCGCTCACGGTCATCTTTTCTAATCTTTCTGGGCGGTTTAGTAGTTACTGACTTCATGGGTCTTCTGGTCACGGGCTTGATTGTGGTCTCCTACTATGTAACACATTTTAATTGGCGTGAATTGGACCCAAACTGCCACTTTTGCAACTTCATGGGAATGTCAATGGTTTTCTATGGACTGTGCCCTCTGCTGCTTGGTGCTGCCATGGCCACAGAGCGCTTTATTGGCATCAACCTTCCATTTGCACGCTCCGCCAGCGCACCCAAGAGAAGGACGGTCTCCATGGTGTTGATGGTGTGGATGACAGCGGGTTGCATTGCACTGCTGCCCCTGACTGGCATCGGCAGCTACCACATTCAGATACCTGGCTCTTGGTGTTTTTTCAACATCAGCTCAGAGGGCAATGACCTGGCCTTCTCCCTGCTTTTTTCTCTGGTCGGATTGATTTGCATCACTGCGTCCTTTTTGCTGAACACAGTGAGTGTGGTGACCCTGATCAAGGTGTGCTGTGGGCAGGACAGCGCCCAGCGCCGCAGAGATCATGAAGTGGAGATGATGGTACAGCTCATCCTTATCATGACCATCGCATCTGTCTGCTGGTGCCCCCTCCTG ATATATATTCTGATGAGCGTGGTGACTGCTGCTCCTGTGAGCGTTGAAAAGATTTTGTTCGGCATACGAATGGCCACCTGCAATCAGATATTTGACCCCTGGATATACATCGTGTTTCAAGTGTCCTGGCTGAGGCGAGTAAAAAGTAATGTAAAAATCTGA